One Solanum lycopersicum chromosome 4, SLM_r2.1 DNA window includes the following coding sequences:
- the LOC138347919 gene encoding bZIP transcription factor 17-like, translating to MTATYQENVEDFPMEFQNFNFKTNDIVLYESFNDIFPNPTNDDAFQNPSFLPDFLGSELGLDSSQMNLHSFGQPESQLMGISDDASRTFNSTSGYCLGKAPISNKLEHFPLNLGNNSVKGGVDEKRMDRKIRNKVSAHLSRQRKKHYVKELENKFRIFHSTIQHLNANLSYAMTENITLKAQLGGNGVPTQVPPPLGINPYPPPWMSYTPYYMMNRQGYQVPLVPIPKLKSQALAPAPKSNKEVKKKKSGVKTKKVASVSFLGVLFFILLFGGLVPLLKDRYGDKGEPFMSGESFVSGFYEKHHGRVLSIDEPVNGTGYSEKYDGKNHSSHCGQRGQGESNKQNTNKTGDEFVHVGNSSHPLVASLYVPRNDKLVEIDGSLIIHSVLASEKAMAFLGSAEKKNKEAGLAVPGDMAPTIPTVHPRHYRSPEVGQITLVSDENENVKSSILGWYLNGVAGKCCSI from the coding sequence ATGACCGCAACATACCAAGAAAATGTCGAAGATTTCCCTATGGAATTTCagaatttcaatttcaagactAATGATATAGTTCTTTATGAATCATTCAATGATATCTTTCCAAACCCTACCAATGATGATGCATTTCAAAACCCTAGTTTTCTGCCAGACTTTCTCGGGTCGGAGTTGGGCTTGGACTCGAGTCAAATGAACCTGCATAGCTTTGGTCAACCTGAGAGTCAACTGATGGGGATTTCTGATGATGCTTCTAGAACATTCAATTCGACCTCAGGATATTGTCTCGGGAAAGCTCCGATTTCGAACAAATTGGAACATTTCCCCCTAAATTTAGGAAATAATTCAGTAAAAGGCGGAGTTGACGAAAAGAGGATGGATAGAAAAATTAGGAACAAGGTAAGTGCTCACTTATCAAGGCAAAGAAAAAAGCATTATGTTAAGGAGTTAGAGAATAAATTCAGAATATTTCATTCAACAATTCAACATTTGAATGCAAATTTATCTTATGCAATGACAGAAAATATAACTCTAAAAGCACAACTTGGAGGTAATGGTGTACCTACTCAAGTGCCGCCACCCCTAGGGATTAATCCCTATCCTCCTCCATGGATGTCATATACACCATACTATATGATGAACCGACAAGGATATCAAGTGCCACTGGTTCCCATTCCAAAGTTGAAATCACAGGCACTAGCACCCGCGCCGAAAAGTAACAAGGAagttaagaaaaagaagagtgGGGTTAAAACAAAGAAAGTTGCCAGTGTTAGCTTCCTTGGTGTGTTGTTCTTCATCCTGCTCTTTGGTGGATTGGTTCCTTTATTGAAAGACAGATATGGAGACAAGGGGGAACCATTCATGAGTGGAGAGTCTTTTGTGAGCGGATTTTATGAAAAACATCATGGAAGAGTTTTGAGTATTGACGAGCCCGTGAATGGGACTGGTTATTCTGAGAAATATGATGGAAAAAATCATAGCTCACATTGTGGCCAGAGAGGTCAGGGTGAAAGCAATAAGCAAAATACCAATAAGACTGGAGATGAGTTTGTTCATGTGGGAAATAGTAGTCATCCTTTGGTAGCCTCTCTGTATGTCCCAAGGAATGATAAACTTGTTGAGATTGATGGGAGCTTGATAATTCATTCTGTATTGGCAAGTGAGAAAGCCATGGCATTTCTTGGAAGTgctgaaaagaaaaataaagaggcaGGCCTTGCAGTTCCTGGTGATATGGCCCCTACTATCCCAACAGTCCATCCTCGCCATTATCGAAGTCCTGAAGTGGGACAAATAACTCTTGTATCTGATGAGAACGAGAACGTAAAGTCAAGTATACTGGGGTGGTACCTTAACGGTGTTGCCGGTAAGTGTTGTTCAATTTAG
- the LOC104647032 gene encoding uncharacterized protein, whose translation MEIALFGRNKLGFIDGSILRSDFDGPLKKIWDRCNAIVITWLIYNVSQDLLSGILYSSSANQVWLNLKKRFDKINGSRLSQLHRNIFTLTQGTLNVSPYYTELKSLWDEYDSILPPPSCDCHKAKDYMEQMQYQKLLQFLMGLNASYSQVKRSYFDDVVSS comes from the coding sequence ATGGAGATTGCTTTGTTTGGACGAAACAAATTGGGATTCATTGATGGTTCAATTTTACGAAGTGATTTCGATGGACCTTTGAAGAAAATCTGGGATCGATGCAATGCAATTGTGATCACTTGGCTTATTTACAACGTTAGTCAAGATCTGCTTAGTGGCATTCTCTATTCATCAAGTGCAAATCAGGTATGGCTAAATCTCAAGAAACGATTTGACAAAATCAATGGATCTAGACTTTCTCAATTGCATAGAAACATATTCACTCTTACTCAAGGGACTTTGAATGTGTCTCCTTATTATACAGAATTGAAAAGTCTATGGGATGAGTATGATTCAATATTACCTCCACCTAGTTGTGACTGTCATAAGGCAAAGGATTATATGGAACAGATGCAGTATCAGAAGTTACTGCAATTTCTAATGGGCTTGAATGCAAGTTATTCTCAGGTAAAGAGGTCATATTTTGATGATGTCGTGTCTTCCTAA
- the LOC101249453 gene encoding bZIP transcription factor 17-like — MCTEVFQFDASSSAREAVVPVTNVRDTSMEQRHNDTCLHRNRRILNGPPVSLSRPSHNISKEQTGTNGKQENPNRNNSLSSLVVSVLVDGDGDGDGIMRTKSVSRIFIVVLIDSVKYVTYSCMLPFIDSAHVAEASSKNNFVDTIRSTNSPH, encoded by the coding sequence ATGTGTACAGAAGTGTTCCAGTTTGATGCATCATCTTCTGCTCGAGAAGCCGTAGTTCCTGTTACCAATGTTAGAGATACATCTATGGAACAAAGGCATAACGACACATGTCTTCACAGAAATAGAAGGATCCTCAATGGTCCTCCAGTTTCCCTTTCTAGACCCTCTCACAACATTTCTAAAGAACAAACTGGAACAAATGGAAAGCAAGAGAATCCCAACAGGAACAATTCACTTTCTTCCTTGGTAGTGTCCGTTCTGgttgatggtgatggtgatggtgatggaaTCATGCGTACAAAGTCTGTCTCTCGAATATTCATTGTTGTGCTTATTGATAGTGTCAAATATGTCACCTATTCTTGCATGCTTCCATTTATTGATAGTGCTCATGTAGCAGAAGCATCATCAAAAAACAATTTTGTAGATACCATAAGATCTACTAATAGTCCTCATTAA